A genomic stretch from Budorcas taxicolor isolate Tak-1 chromosome 15, Takin1.1, whole genome shotgun sequence includes:
- the LOC128060139 gene encoding olfactory receptor 4A47-like, which yields MEPRSNVTHFVLLGLTQNPKERKVLFVMFLFFYILTMLGNMLIVVTVTFSKTLNSPMYFFLASLSFMDVIYSSSISPKLISSLFVGKNTISFQSCMTQLFTEHFFGGSEVFLLLVMAYDRCVAICKPLHYLVIMSQRVCVVLLVVSWVGGFLHSIIQLSTIFGLPFCGPNIIDHFFCDMYPLLKLICTDTYVIGILVLANGGLICTIVFLLLLVSYGVILHSLNNLSQEGRRKALQTCGSHITVVVCFFVPCIFMYVRPAKTFPFDKSLSVFYTVITPMLNPLIYTLRNSEMTNAMNKLWRRNMAFYDKKEHRPP from the coding sequence ATGGAACCAAGAAGCAATGTGACTCACTTTGTCCTCCTGGGCCTCACACAGAATCCAAAGGAGCGGAAAGTCCTTTTTGTTATGTTCTTGTTCTTCTACATTTTGACCATGTTGGGCAACATGCTTATTGTGGTGACTGTAACATTTAGTAAGACCCTGAATTCACCGATGTACTTTTTTCTTGCTAGCTTATCATTTATGGATGTCATTTATTCCTCATCTATTTCTCCCAAACTGATTTCAAGCTTGTTCGTGGGGAAAAATACCATATCCTTCCAATCCTGTATGACCCAGCTCTTTACAGAGCATTTTTTTGGTGGATCGGAGGTCTTCCTTCTGCtggtgatggcctatgaccgttGTGTGGCCATCTGTAAGCCCTTGCATTACTTGGTGATCATGAGTCAGAGGGTGTGTGTTGTGCTGCTGGTGGTGTCCTGGGTTGGAGGTTTTCTGCACTCAATTATTCAACTTAGCACTATTTTTGGGCTCCCATTCTGTGGCCCCAATATCATTGATCATTTTTTCTGTGACATGTACCCTCTATTGAAACTCATCTGTACTGACACCTATGTCATTGGCATCTTAGTGCTGGCCAATGGAGGACTGATCTGCACTATAGTGTTTCTGCTCTTGCTTGTCTCCTATGGAGTCATCCTGCACTCTCTGAATAacctgagtcaggaagggagGCGGAAAGCCCTCCAGACCTGTGGTTCCCACATCACTGTGGTTGTCTGCTTCTTTGTTCCCTGTATTTTCATGTATGTGAGACCTGCTAAGACCTTCCCCTTTGACAAATCACTGAGCGTGTTTTACACAGTCATAACCCCCATGCTGAACCCATTAATCTACACTCTGAGAAACTCAGAGATGACAAATGCTATGAATAAGCTTTGGAGAAGGAACATGGCATTTTATGATAAAAAAGAGCATCGGCCACCATGA